The Candidatus Vicinibacter proximus sequence CAATGAAAAATGAAACCCAGGCGAATGTACAATGGGAAGCCATGAGGCAAATAAAAAACAAAGCAAGTGGCGGCGAACTTGAATATCTGGTTTACTGTCAAAAAAACGGCAAGGAATACTCTGCTGAAGCACTAAAAAATGCAGCTGATAATATTTCAATTCCTCAATATTTCAGAAATTATAAGTTGGCTGAAATTTATTACCTGAAAAAAGATTATCCTTCTGCCTTGGCATCTATAATAAATGCTTTGAATTTTCCTCAGGCCCATATCCCTGAAATTCTTGAACTGGCATATTATATTCTCACTGCATCAAACAATTCGACAGATGCAAAAAAATATATCTTAGAAGCTGTTGAGTTATCAGAAGATAAGTTAAAATATAATGCCTTACTTCAAAAAATAAATTAATCCTTTGAAAGATAATTTTCTATTTGCAGCTTCAGCGATAATGTTAACCCTGTTTTCTTGCAGTACAACAAAAAGAAAATCATCTGAATCCGGTTACATTCACCCCCCCATTAATATTAATAAATTAACCGAAGAATTAAAACTCAGACAGGATTATCTATACCTCACACTCAAGGGGAACATGGAATTCGAAAACCAGGATATCAGCACTTCTGCTCAAGTCACCCTGCAAAGTAAAAAAGATAGCCTTATTATACTTAGCCTGCGCAAATTAGGTTTTGAGGTTGCCCGTGCGCTTATTCAGCCGGACAGCATTATTATCATAGATCGAATTAACCAGAGTTGGGTAAAATTGGACACTAAAGTTTGGAGTGAAAAATTAAATATACCAATTGATTTTTATGGCATTCAAAATATACTTATTTCTGGAATTCATCTGCCTGTTGGTCCCGAATATACCACCCAACAAAAAAGGGATACATTATTGGTTGACGGAGTAGCTGAAAACTATTCTTTACAGTCATCTTTGCTTTCTAATGAATATGCTCCATTAAATACTTCATTTCATCAATCGGGTAAACATGCGCAGATGATTATTAAGGAGTTGTCAAAATCTGGCCACTTTTTAATTCCAGTCAACCTTCAATTGACCTATGATGAAGACAATTCTGAAATTCAATATGTAAAATTAAAATGGAGTGAAATACACACCAGAAAAATAGAAAGTTTTAAATTTACCATTCCGGCAAGTTACACCAACGAAACAAGGTAGTCCAAAATGAATAATTTCAAATTTCGATACGTACTGCCTTTGATGGTTTTTTGGTTTTCATGCCCATGGAACTATAGTAACTCTCTACAAGCACAGACAGCTTCGGAAAGAAGAAATTACCTATCCAAACAAATCCAAAAGACAGAAGAAATTTTATTGCAGTCAGAAAAAGAAAAAATGACTGCTTTTAAAAATATGCAGATCCAGATTACACAGATTGCCAACAGGAATGAGCTCATTGAAAATACAGCCAAAGAATTAGAAAAACTGGACCAAAGTCTTACCAAATTAAAATCAGAACATCACGAAAATTTGAATAGACTGGAAATATTAAAAGAAGAGTACTTTAAGAGCCTTCGCAGAAAATGGATGCAGAGAAATACGGTAAAGGCAAATTATTTATTTGCACCTCATTCAGAATTAAATGCCATCATAAAGTCATGGGTCTGGTATGACCAATTGGATAGAGAAAGAAAAGAAAAATATACTCAATTTAAAAAATCACAGGAACTTGTTTTGGAAAAACAAAATGAAATACTCAAGCAAATAAATATTCAAAAAGAATTGCTTCATTCAAAAGAAACAGAGAAAAATAAACTGGCCGAAGACTTGAAGAAGCAACAAATTATGATTTCGGAAAACCAAACTAAAAAACAAGAATGGCTGACCTTAATCAAAAAGTATCAAAAAGAAATGAGCAAAATTGAATCCATTGTCAGCAGTGGAATTAAAGAAAACAACCTAGATCTTTCAAAAAATAAAAATATTTCAACTTCTTTAAAATCAGATTGGCGATTCCCTTTAAAAGAGGGAATTGTAGTATCCACCTTTGGCACCCAAAATGATCCTAATAATCGAGCAGTCAAAATAAAAAACAACGGCGTAGATATCCAATCCAAAAACTCTTTTGTTTCTGCCGTCAATAATGCAGAAGTATTACAAATACGTCAACTTGCTAACGGGACTTACTTGGTTTTATGTAAAGAAGGAAACTTCTATCAGGTATATTCTAACTTAGACAAGGTCCTTGTCAGGGCTGGAGAAACCCTTGCAAAAGGAAACCACATAGGTCAATGTAAAGCTACCCCACAGGGAAGGCATGAATTACATTTTGAAGTTTGGAAAGGAAAAACGCCACAGAATCCAATGAAATTTCTGCTAACGGATTAAGTCTTATTCCTTTCTAAATGATGACTTCCTGCCCAAGATCCGGAATGTCTACATGATCAAACCCAATCTTATTTAAATGCCCTTTGTAGGCAATTTGTGTTTGCTCTTCTCCGTGAACTAGAAAAACTTTGCTCACTGTGTTTTGCTGGTTAGATAGAAAATGACTCATCTCTTTTTGATCTCCATGCGCAGAAAATGAATCCATAATTTCAATTTTGGCATTTACTTTTTTTACTTCACCAAACATTTTAATAAACTCAGCGCCTGATCTCAGGATTCCACCCGGTGTTTCAGGCGAACAATATCCCACAAACAATATGGTATTATGAGGATCCTCTACATTATTGAAAACATGATGTTTGATCCTTCCTGCATTAACCATTCCTGAAGAAGAAATAATAATGCAAGGTTCTTTACTGAAATTAAGTTTTTTGGATTCTGCCACATCATGAATATAATAGAGGTGATTGAATCCGAATGGATCTGGATCTTTAATCATATACTGGTGTAGGTCGAAATCAAAACATTCTGAATGACTTCTGAACACTTCGGTGGCATTAACTGCAAGTGGACTATCCACATAAACAGGAATTTTTGGCAATCGCTTTTCATTGACCAATTGATCCAAAATATAAACAAGTTCCTGAGTCCGACCCAAGCTAAAAGCAGGAATGATCACTTTTCCCTGGTTATCGATACAGGTGGA is a genomic window containing:
- a CDS encoding DUF4292 domain-containing protein, giving the protein MKDNFLFAASAIMLTLFSCSTTKRKSSESGYIHPPININKLTEELKLRQDYLYLTLKGNMEFENQDISTSAQVTLQSKKDSLIILSLRKLGFEVARALIQPDSIIIIDRINQSWVKLDTKVWSEKLNIPIDFYGIQNILISGIHLPVGPEYTTQQKRDTLLVDGVAENYSLQSSLLSNEYAPLNTSFHQSGKHAQMIIKELSKSGHFLIPVNLQLTYDEDNSEIQYVKLKWSEIHTRKIESFKFTIPASYTNETR
- a CDS encoding peptidoglycan DD-metalloendopeptidase family protein codes for the protein MNNFKFRYVLPLMVFWFSCPWNYSNSLQAQTASERRNYLSKQIQKTEEILLQSEKEKMTAFKNMQIQITQIANRNELIENTAKELEKLDQSLTKLKSEHHENLNRLEILKEEYFKSLRRKWMQRNTVKANYLFAPHSELNAIIKSWVWYDQLDRERKEKYTQFKKSQELVLEKQNEILKQINIQKELLHSKETEKNKLAEDLKKQQIMISENQTKKQEWLTLIKKYQKEMSKIESIVSSGIKENNLDLSKNKNISTSLKSDWRFPLKEGIVVSTFGTQNDPNNRAVKIKNNGVDIQSKNSFVSAVNNAEVLQIRQLANGTYLVLCKEGNFYQVYSNLDKVLVRAGETLAKGNHIGQCKATPQGRHELHFEVWKGKTPQNPMKFLLTD